In a single window of the Pseudobacteroides sp. genome:
- a CDS encoding polysaccharide deacetylase family protein produces the protein MTFYVIKARRILPVALALVIAVAAVFIILMSTSEVLGVFNGRNNDLPIYSVDGPNKVVSITFDCAWGADDIPDILTTLKKENIKATFFVLGQWAQKNPEMIKMMAMDGHDTANHSQSHFKMGALSGEKIREEIDLCGQKLSEITGNKPDLFRAPYGDYNNDVVRIARELGYYTIQWDVDSLDWRPGISQSEIMNRIVTKVKPGSIILFHNDTPHTARMLPNIISALKNNGYEFLPVSKLIMRDNYYIDFDGTQRRNK, from the coding sequence ATGACATTTTATGTTATTAAAGCAAGAAGGATACTGCCTGTAGCTTTGGCTTTAGTTATTGCTGTTGCTGCTGTATTCATCATACTTATGTCTACTTCAGAGGTGCTTGGAGTGTTTAACGGAAGAAATAACGATTTACCCATATATTCGGTTGATGGCCCGAATAAGGTTGTATCAATAACCTTTGATTGTGCCTGGGGAGCAGATGATATACCGGATATTTTAACCACTTTGAAAAAAGAGAACATAAAAGCAACTTTTTTTGTACTTGGTCAGTGGGCTCAAAAAAACCCTGAAATGATAAAGATGATGGCAATGGACGGACACGATACGGCTAACCATTCACAGTCGCACTTCAAGATGGGGGCTCTAAGCGGAGAAAAAATAAGAGAGGAAATTGATTTATGCGGACAGAAGCTAAGTGAAATTACAGGAAATAAGCCTGACCTGTTCAGGGCTCCATATGGTGATTATAATAATGATGTTGTGAGAATTGCAAGGGAATTAGGGTATTATACAATTCAATGGGATGTTGACAGCCTTGATTGGCGTCCTGGCATATCACAGAGTGAGATAATGAATAGAATTGTTACAAAAGTAAAGCCCGGATCAATTATCCTTTTCCATAATGATACACCCCATACTGCAAGGATGCTGCCTAATATCATTTCTGCATTAAAGAATAACGGTTATGAATTTCTACCTGTTTCAAAGTTGATAATGAGGGATAATTATTATATTGATTTTGACGGGACACAAAGAAGGAACAAGTAG